One stretch of Paenibacillus sp. FSL R5-0341 DNA includes these proteins:
- the atpB gene encoding F0F1 ATP synthase subunit A, producing the protein MHEAPIIMLGGFRLDLSVVLMLVVTGALVFIFAVLATRRLSVENPGKLQNFMEWAVEFVRNLISSTMDMKKGKHFISLALSMIMFIFVGNMLGLPFQAVTAVDSAEHAQVFGQPIVTAVEAFEEAHAKDPEAHPHVELAWWKSPTADLSVTMGLALVAFLVSHGLGLFRNTRGYLQHYLKPFALFLPINLIETASKLLTHGMRLFANIFAGEVLIATILKLTTFKVFGAIAAIPLLMVWQGFSIFIGAIQAFVFVILMMVYISQSIETHDEH; encoded by the coding sequence ATGCATGAAGCTCCAATTATTATGCTTGGCGGATTTCGACTGGATCTATCGGTTGTGTTGATGCTGGTAGTTACAGGTGCCCTTGTTTTTATTTTTGCTGTACTGGCCACACGAAGACTATCCGTTGAAAACCCCGGCAAGCTGCAAAATTTTATGGAGTGGGCAGTAGAATTCGTCCGCAATCTGATTTCCAGTACAATGGATATGAAGAAAGGTAAACATTTTATCTCTCTCGCTCTTTCCATGATCATGTTCATTTTTGTAGGAAACATGCTCGGACTTCCGTTCCAAGCGGTAACTGCAGTGGACAGCGCAGAACATGCGCAAGTGTTCGGTCAGCCGATTGTTACAGCGGTGGAGGCGTTTGAAGAAGCGCATGCCAAGGATCCGGAAGCACATCCACACGTTGAACTGGCCTGGTGGAAATCACCGACAGCCGATTTGTCTGTAACGATGGGACTCGCTCTCGTAGCGTTCCTTGTATCGCATGGACTCGGATTGTTCCGCAACACCAGAGGATATCTCCAGCATTACCTGAAGCCATTCGCTTTGTTCTTGCCAATCAACCTGATTGAGACGGCATCCAAGCTGTTGACACACGGTATGCGTCTATTCGCGAATATCTTCGCAGGTGAGGTACTGATCGCAACGATCCTGAAACTGACCACATTCAAAGTGTTTGGTGCTATTGCAGCGATTCCGCTACTAATGGTGTGGCAAGGCTTTAGTATCTTTATCGGCGCGATCCAGGCATTTGTGTTTGTTATCTTGATGATGGTGTACATTTCACAGAGCATCGAGACGCACGACGAGCATTAA
- a CDS encoding ATP synthase subunit I: MSELTRYRRSMTVFIMYFLMICFLAAAFMPRVETIALGLALGTGISWINAFYLGYKVRKMSDDAAEGNLKRVNLGFLTRAALAVLGIFISMRFPQYFNTYAVAGGLVIAQFSLLIIGIVHSRRAE, encoded by the coding sequence ATGAGTGAACTAACCAGATACCGCAGATCGATGACTGTTTTCATCATGTACTTTCTTATGATTTGTTTTCTCGCAGCGGCCTTTATGCCACGTGTGGAGACAATTGCTTTGGGACTAGCCCTGGGTACAGGAATTAGCTGGATCAATGCATTTTACTTGGGCTACAAAGTAAGGAAAATGTCTGATGATGCGGCAGAAGGTAACTTGAAGCGTGTGAACCTGGGATTTTTGACAAGAGCGGCACTCGCTGTGCTCGGTATATTCATATCGATGCGCTTCCCGCAGTACTTCAATACATATGCGGTTGCAGGCGGTCTCGTCATTGCACAATTTTCCTTACTGATTATAGGGATTGTCCATTCCCGCAGAGCAGAATGA
- the atpE gene encoding F0F1 ATP synthase subunit C, whose protein sequence is MGAMALIAAAIVAGLGAFGAGIGNGMVISKTVEGIARQPEAKSTLQTTMFIGVGLIEVLPIIGVVLAFMFYGMA, encoded by the coding sequence ATGGGAGCAATGGCATTAATCGCAGCAGCAATTGTTGCAGGACTGGGCGCGTTTGGCGCAGGTATTGGTAACGGTATGGTAATCAGCAAAACGGTGGAAGGTATTGCCCGTCAACCGGAAGCAAAATCCACTCTTCAAACAACAATGTTTATCGGTGTAGGTTTGATCGAGGTATTGCCGATCATCGGTGTGGTACTCGCGTTCATGTTCTACGGTATGGCTTAA